From Panicum hallii strain FIL2 chromosome 2, PHallii_v3.1, whole genome shotgun sequence, a single genomic window includes:
- the LOC112883603 gene encoding probable plastid-lipid-associated protein 12, chloroplastic, with translation MAATAAAAAAAGGLVHLRPPQSAASRFGASGAPPLRSRRPGQHRPRRHGAARSVAVGEAAYAEPEAALLEALLGVQGRGRAVAPRQLQEVESAVQALEALGGVPDPTSSSLIEGSWQLIFTTRPGTASPIQRTFVGVDSFRIFQEVYLRTDDPRVVNVVRFSESVGDLKVEAEATIEDGKRILFRFDRAAFTFKFLPFKVPYPVPFKLLGDEAKGWLDTTYLSHAGNIRISRGNKGTTFVLQKSPDARQILLSTISAGIGVEEVIDDFISSQNGAEVDLDILVGEWQLLWGSQIEGESWSSVASAGLKDFQIIKECGQLKNSVSPFPGVSLNARGNICKTGNNNTFSVSMKEAAIQVGGVQFPLDAKGEFVMEILYIDNKIRISRLNQHMLVHLRIANAT, from the exons atggccgccaccgcagcagcagcagcagcagccggagGCCTCGTCCACCTCCGGCCTCCGCAATCTGCCGCGTCTCGCTTCGGCGCCTCTGGCGCGCCGCCGCTACGCTCGCGGAGGCCGGGCCAGCACCGGCCTCGCCGCCACGGGGCCGCGCGGTCGGTCGCGGTCGGGGAGGCGGCGTACGCGGAGCCCGAGGCGGCGCTCCTCGAGGCCCTCCTCGGCGTCCaaggccgcggccgcgccgtcGCACCTCGCCAACTCCAG GAGGTGGAGAGCGCCGTGCAGGCCCTCGAGGCCCTGGGAGGCGTGCCTGATCCG ACAAGTTCAAGTTTAATTGAAGGTAGCTGGCAGCTCATCTTCACTACTAGACCAGGGACAGCATCCCCTATTCAG CGGACTTTTGTTGGAGTTGACTCTTTCAGGATCTTCCAGGAAGTTTACCTCCGGACAGATGATCCAAGGGTGGTTAATGTTGTAAGGTTTTCAGAATCAGTTGGTGATCTGAAAGTAGAG GCAGAAGCAACTATTGAGGATGGAAAGCGCATTCTTTTCCGTTTTGACCGAGCAGCATTCACCTTCAAATTTCTGCCATTCAAAGTTCCATACCCAGTGCCATTTAAGCTTCTTGGAGATGAAGCAAAGGGTTGGCTTGACACAACATACTTATCCCATGCTGGGAACATACGTATTTCAAGGGGAAACAAG GGAACCACATTTGTCCTACAGAAGAGTCCAGATGCAAGGCAAATTTTGTTGTCAACTATATCTGCAGGGATAGGAGTAGAAGAG GTCATTGATGATTTTATTTCAAGCCAAAATGGAGCCGAAGTTGATCTAGACATTCTGGTGGGAGAATGGCAACTACTGTGGGGCTCACAG ATTGAAGGTGAAAGTTGGTCGTCTGTCGCATCTGCCGGTCTCAAGGACTTCCAG ATTATAAAAGAATGCGGCCAATTGAAGAATTCAGTGAGCCCGTTTCCAGGCGTTAGCCTCAATGCAAGAGGCAACATTTG CAAAACAGGGAACAACAATACCTTTAGCGTGTCCATGAAGGAAGCAGCTATTCAAGTTGGTGGTGTGCAGTTTCCCTTGGATGCTAAAGGAGAATTTGTCATGGAAATATT gtATATCGACAACAAGATAAGGATATCCAGGCTGAACCAGCACATGCTAGTCCACTTACGCATCGCAAATGCAACATAA